A region of Dethiosulfovibrio russensis DNA encodes the following proteins:
- a CDS encoding manganese efflux pump MntP, whose translation MAEMDVVVATASALAMDAFSVSLGAGACRCGMPVRQILRMAFMFGFFQFAMPLLGGFLGATAVSFVSAWDHWIAAGLLWFVGGNMIFESLKPNKDCSGLDTAKTRVLLGLAVATSIDAMAVGFSTATLGESVMPLALAAGVITYLLSVFGAMAGCRLGSVTGHRAEMLGGLCLCLIGLEILASHMNWI comes from the coding sequence ATGGCCGAGATGGATGTGGTCGTAGCTACGGCGTCCGCTCTGGCGATGGACGCTTTTTCGGTCTCTCTAGGCGCCGGGGCCTGTCGGTGCGGTATGCCGGTAAGGCAGATCCTCCGGATGGCCTTTATGTTCGGTTTTTTCCAGTTTGCCATGCCCCTGTTAGGCGGGTTCTTGGGAGCTACCGCTGTGTCTTTCGTGTCGGCCTGGGATCATTGGATAGCCGCCGGTCTCCTCTGGTTCGTCGGGGGGAACATGATATTCGAGTCTCTCAAGCCCAACAAAGACTGCTCCGGTCTGGACACCGCCAAGACCAGAGTTCTGCTGGGACTGGCCGTGGCTACCTCCATCGACGCCATGGCGGTCGGTTTTTCCACCGCCACTTTAGGGGAGTCCGTCATGCCTCTGGCCCTAGCTGCCGGGGTTATAACCTACCTTCTTTCCGTATTCGGAGCGATGGCCGGGTGTCGTCTGGGAAGTGTCACTGGACACAGAGCTGAGATGTTGGGAGGCCTTTGTCTCTGCCTCATAGGTCTGGAGATATTGGCAAGCCATATGAATTGGATATAG
- a CDS encoding NCS2 family permease, protein MASWLERQFKLKEVGSDVKTEVMAGITTFMTMGYIIFVNPDILSKTGMPFGPLMVATCLASALATLLMALMANYPIALSSGMGLNAFFAFSVVLGMNIPWEVALAAIFVEGLLFIVLTLTKIREAIVNSIPKSLKIGISTGIGFFIALIGLEGAGIIVDNPATLVGLGDLASKPVILTIIGFVIMMALEAHRVKGAILWGILAVTAIAVPMGVASMPEGVVSMPPSISPIFMKMDFSQLANGTFWIIVFTFFFVDFFDTVGTLVGVTNRAGLLDDKGNLPRARSALMADAIGTTCGAVLGTSTITSFVESASGVEQGGRTGLTALVTSILFLLAIFFSPIVSIVPACATAPALIMVGVYMMMSLKDLDFGSYTDVIPAAIAIFIMPFSYSIANGIEFGILTFVILKFVACKKNEISPVMWGLFVIFILKEIFV, encoded by the coding sequence GTGGCAAGTTGGCTAGAAAGGCAGTTTAAACTGAAAGAAGTCGGGAGCGACGTAAAGACGGAGGTAATGGCCGGTATCACCACCTTCATGACCATGGGGTACATAATTTTCGTCAACCCGGACATATTGTCCAAGACGGGGATGCCTTTCGGTCCTCTCATGGTAGCGACCTGTCTCGCCAGCGCTCTGGCGACTTTACTCATGGCGTTAATGGCCAACTACCCCATAGCTCTCTCGTCCGGCATGGGACTCAACGCCTTCTTCGCCTTTTCCGTGGTTCTGGGGATGAACATACCCTGGGAAGTGGCCTTGGCGGCGATCTTCGTGGAAGGACTTCTATTCATAGTCCTTACACTGACCAAGATACGAGAGGCTATAGTCAACAGTATACCGAAATCCCTCAAGATCGGCATCTCTACCGGGATAGGCTTTTTCATAGCCCTCATCGGACTGGAGGGAGCTGGAATCATCGTAGACAATCCCGCCACCCTGGTAGGTCTGGGCGATCTGGCCTCCAAGCCGGTCATACTTACGATCATCGGCTTCGTCATAATGATGGCCCTGGAAGCCCACAGAGTCAAGGGTGCCATCCTATGGGGAATCCTGGCCGTAACTGCCATAGCTGTGCCTATGGGAGTGGCTTCCATGCCGGAAGGGGTAGTCTCCATGCCTCCCTCCATCTCTCCGATTTTCATGAAGATGGATTTCTCTCAGCTGGCGAACGGAACTTTCTGGATCATAGTCTTTACGTTCTTTTTCGTTGACTTTTTCGACACTGTCGGCACTCTGGTCGGTGTCACCAACAGGGCCGGACTTCTTGACGACAAGGGCAACCTGCCCAGGGCCAGAAGCGCCCTCATGGCGGACGCCATTGGGACAACCTGCGGAGCGGTTCTCGGCACATCGACTATCACCTCCTTCGTTGAAAGCGCCAGTGGAGTCGAACAGGGCGGCAGGACCGGGCTCACAGCTCTCGTGACGTCGATACTCTTCCTTTTGGCCATTTTCTTCAGCCCCATTGTGTCCATCGTTCCGGCCTGTGCGACCGCACCTGCTCTGATAATGGTCGGGGTCTATATGATGATGAGCCTCAAAGACCTGGACTTCGGCAGCTATACCGACGTAATTCCGGCGGCTATAGCGATATTCATCATGCCTTTCAGCTACAGCATAGCCAACGGAATAGAGTTCGGCATCCTCACTTTCGTGATCCTCAAGTTCGTGGCCTGCAAGAAAAACGAGATAAGCCCCGTCATGTGGGGACTTTTCGTCATATTCATTCTCAAGGAGATATTCGTGTAA
- the frr gene encoding ribosome recycling factor: protein MSEVTKFDLEEKMEKAVDFLKGEFVGIRTGRAHPGLVSDIKVDYYGSSTPLKQLATISVPEGRSLLITPFDKTVLKDLEKAILGSDLGVTPQNDGQVIRLNLPELTGDRRKELTKMVHKLSEEARIAVRNLRRDCNDFYKKKLNESEIGEDQYHDFLDQIQKITDGHIQEIDKVMKDKEEEILTKF from the coding sequence ATGAGCGAGGTAACGAAATTCGATCTTGAAGAGAAAATGGAAAAAGCAGTGGACTTCCTGAAAGGGGAGTTCGTAGGAATCAGGACAGGAAGGGCTCATCCTGGTTTGGTAAGCGACATCAAGGTGGACTACTACGGGTCGTCCACGCCGCTGAAACAGCTTGCCACCATAAGCGTCCCGGAGGGGAGATCTCTTCTGATAACTCCCTTCGACAAGACCGTACTCAAGGATTTGGAGAAGGCCATTTTGGGCTCCGATCTCGGCGTAACCCCTCAGAACGACGGACAGGTCATAAGGCTGAATCTGCCGGAGCTCACGGGAGACAGGCGCAAAGAGCTTACCAAGATGGTCCATAAGCTTTCCGAGGAGGCCAGGATCGCGGTAAGAAACCTGCGCCGGGACTGTAACGATTTCTACAAGAAAAAGCTGAACGAATCGGAGATAGGCGAGGACCAGTACCACGACTTTTTGGATCAGATCCAGAAGATAACCGATGGGCACATACAGGAGATCGACAAGGTCATGAAGGACAAGGAAGAGGAGATCCTCACCAAGTTCTAG
- a CDS encoding pyridoxal phosphate-dependent aminotransferase — MVLSERARTLEPSATLAVVAKAKAMKREGKPVISFGAGEPDFNSPESALKYAVEAMEKGYTHYTPGTGIPELKEAVCSYYSKRFGLEYAPGDVVVGAGAKILLYEALSCLVDPGDEVIVFAPAWVSYVEQIRLCGGKEVIVDTSETDSIPDLNEVRRVISDKTKCMMINSPNNPTGAVYDEETLKGLASIAVENDIVIIYDEIYEQLVYGDAAHHQIVALAPEVRDHTIIINGVSKAYAMTGWRIGYALGPSELMAKVGAVQGHLTSNPCSIAQYAALGALKEADGDIVKMHGHFSDRRDLILKLLGDVPLIEFVEPQGAFYVLVNVKKALGKSCDGEKLTDDVHFCQKLLDKSYVAMVPGSAFFAPGHIRVSYSNSTEEIVEGIKRLKEFIEKLS, encoded by the coding sequence ATGGTTCTTTCTGAAAGGGCACGAACGCTTGAACCTTCGGCCACGCTGGCCGTGGTGGCCAAGGCCAAGGCTATGAAGAGGGAGGGTAAGCCCGTAATTTCCTTCGGTGCCGGAGAGCCGGACTTCAACTCGCCCGAGTCCGCCCTCAAGTACGCAGTAGAGGCGATGGAAAAAGGTTACACCCACTATACTCCCGGAACCGGAATACCGGAGCTCAAGGAGGCCGTGTGTTCCTACTACTCCAAGAGGTTCGGCCTGGAATACGCCCCGGGAGACGTCGTCGTAGGAGCGGGAGCCAAGATACTTCTCTACGAAGCCCTCAGCTGTCTGGTCGACCCAGGAGACGAGGTTATAGTGTTCGCTCCCGCCTGGGTCAGCTATGTGGAACAGATCCGCTTATGCGGGGGTAAAGAGGTCATAGTGGACACATCAGAAACCGACTCCATTCCGGACCTGAACGAGGTAAGACGGGTGATATCGGACAAGACGAAATGTATGATGATAAATTCGCCCAACAATCCCACCGGTGCCGTCTACGACGAGGAAACCCTTAAGGGCTTGGCCTCTATAGCGGTGGAGAACGACATAGTCATAATATACGACGAGATATACGAACAGCTGGTCTACGGCGATGCCGCCCACCATCAGATAGTCGCACTGGCTCCGGAGGTCCGGGACCATACGATAATCATAAACGGGGTCAGCAAGGCCTACGCCATGACGGGGTGGAGGATAGGCTACGCCCTGGGACCGTCCGAACTGATGGCCAAGGTAGGAGCGGTGCAGGGACACCTCACGTCCAACCCCTGCTCCATAGCTCAGTACGCTGCCCTAGGAGCCCTGAAGGAAGCCGACGGCGACATAGTAAAGATGCACGGTCACTTTTCCGATAGAAGAGACCTCATCCTCAAGCTCCTCGGAGATGTACCTCTGATCGAGTTCGTAGAGCCTCAGGGAGCTTTTTACGTTCTGGTCAACGTTAAAAAAGCCCTGGGCAAGAGCTGCGACGGAGAGAAACTGACCGACGACGTCCATTTCTGCCAGAAACTGCTGGACAAGTCATATGTGGCGATGGTTCCGGGCAGCGCCTTCTTCGCGCCGGGCCACATAAGGGTGTCCTACTCCAACTCGACGGAGGAGATCGTAGAGGGAATTAAACGACTCAAGGAGTTCATAGAGAAGCTGAGTTAA
- a CDS encoding 2-hydroxyacid dehydrogenase, which produces MNKVYVCHKIPEAGLNLLNGKVEYRCWDGDGPVPRDLLLEEISDVDGVITMLTEKVDSEFFDNAPRVKVVSNYAVGYNNVDVEEATSRGVKITNTPGVLTEATADIAFGLLVAASRRFTEAERYLRSGKWTCWHPTMLLGREIFGKTLGLIGFGRIGKAVARRAAGFGMKVIYHTPSGGPATDQGDGPRWVSFEEILEKSDYLSLHCPLNDRTRGLIGKKELERMKQDAVLVNTSRGPVVDQTSLYESLRDGVIGAAGLDVYDEEPISPEDPLLSLENVVMLPHIGSATREARDAMATMAVSNMLDVLEGKEPRNPVN; this is translated from the coding sequence ATGAATAAAGTCTATGTGTGCCATAAAATTCCGGAGGCCGGTTTAAATTTATTGAACGGAAAAGTGGAATATCGGTGTTGGGACGGAGACGGACCGGTTCCGAGGGACCTGCTCTTGGAGGAGATATCCGACGTGGACGGAGTTATAACCATGTTGACCGAAAAGGTGGACTCGGAGTTCTTCGATAACGCCCCGAGGGTTAAGGTGGTCAGCAACTACGCGGTAGGCTACAACAACGTCGACGTGGAGGAGGCCACTTCTAGAGGGGTAAAGATAACGAACACCCCTGGAGTTCTGACGGAGGCCACCGCCGACATCGCCTTTGGATTGCTAGTGGCGGCTTCCCGCAGGTTCACCGAGGCGGAGAGGTATCTTCGTTCCGGAAAATGGACCTGTTGGCATCCCACCATGCTGCTCGGACGGGAGATATTCGGCAAGACTCTGGGCTTGATAGGCTTCGGAAGAATAGGGAAGGCCGTGGCTCGAAGGGCAGCCGGATTCGGCATGAAGGTAATCTATCACACCCCTTCGGGAGGTCCTGCGACGGATCAGGGCGACGGCCCCCGATGGGTCTCATTTGAAGAGATCCTGGAGAAAAGCGACTACCTGAGCCTCCATTGCCCTCTGAACGATCGTACGAGAGGGCTTATCGGGAAGAAAGAGCTGGAGAGGATGAAGCAGGACGCGGTTTTGGTAAACACATCCAGAGGCCCTGTGGTAGACCAGACGTCACTCTACGAGTCCCTCAGGGACGGGGTCATCGGCGCCGCCGGTCTCGACGTCTACGACGAGGAGCCGATATCGCCGGAGGATCCCCTTCTGTCACTTGAAAACGTGGTCATGTTGCCCCACATAGGCAGCGCCACCAGGGAGGCAAGGGATGCCATGGCTACAATGGCCGTGTCCAACATGCTGGACGTGCTGGAAGGAAAGGAACCGAGAAATCCGGTGAATTGA
- the ade gene encoding adenine deaminase, translating to MNVKSMLAQARGEREADLVISNVTVPNLFSFELEVTDVAVSGDLIVGVGEGYSGARTVDGTGKYLVPGFIDGHCHIESTMLTPEGFAELVLPRGTTAVFADPHEIANTSGMAGLEYMHRASRSLPMDVFLNAPSCVPASPFETPFDRLDSMALDQMFRKGWCTALGEVMNYPGVLEGDPDLWGKILVSGDQVKTGHAPGLTGKDLCAYLLSQCDSDHESYELGEAIEKLRRGMWVMIREGASEHNLEDLAPMIVRDERRGCRSMMVSDDLNVSYLLSRGHMDEKLRMAQRLGISFLTALRMVTLSAADYFGLKDRGAIAPGYRADMVLLDSMENCRAEMVWKDGTLVAENGSLSSYPLVREGRYPSPSKTTEIPDSEGLKVKFQGGNIRVIGIKPGQVVTEHLVMPPKVRDNLVISDVEKDVIKMAVVDRNTDSGRVGIGFVHGIGLTGGAMASSVAHDAHNFGVIGTNDDDMVSALRELRRLGGGFVSVLDGKVLSSLPLPVGGLMSQENPEEIMEKYEKMEVSIEKLGCSLEHPFMVMAFLSLSVIPTLKLTDQGYVDLDAGGLLDLFV from the coding sequence ATGAACGTAAAATCCATGCTGGCTCAGGCCAGAGGCGAAAGGGAGGCGGACCTGGTTATATCCAACGTCACGGTTCCCAATCTGTTCAGTTTCGAGCTGGAGGTAACCGACGTAGCCGTTTCGGGCGACCTCATAGTAGGTGTAGGAGAGGGATACAGTGGAGCGAGAACCGTGGACGGGACTGGGAAGTATCTGGTCCCAGGGTTCATAGACGGACACTGCCACATAGAGAGCACCATGTTGACCCCGGAGGGATTCGCAGAGTTGGTTCTTCCTAGAGGGACGACTGCGGTATTCGCCGATCCCCACGAGATAGCCAATACGTCCGGAATGGCCGGACTGGAGTATATGCACAGGGCGTCCAGGTCCCTTCCTATGGACGTATTCCTGAACGCTCCGTCCTGCGTTCCGGCCTCTCCCTTCGAGACCCCCTTCGACAGGCTGGACTCTATGGCTTTGGACCAAATGTTCCGAAAAGGTTGGTGCACCGCCTTAGGCGAGGTGATGAACTATCCGGGCGTTCTGGAGGGCGATCCCGATCTATGGGGAAAGATACTCGTATCGGGAGATCAAGTTAAGACCGGACACGCTCCGGGGCTCACAGGAAAAGACCTGTGCGCCTATCTTCTCAGCCAATGTGATTCGGACCATGAATCCTACGAGCTGGGCGAGGCGATAGAAAAGCTTCGCAGAGGCATGTGGGTGATGATAAGAGAGGGAGCAAGCGAGCATAACCTGGAGGATCTGGCCCCGATGATAGTCCGGGACGAGAGACGGGGATGCCGATCCATGATGGTGAGCGACGATCTCAACGTCTCCTATCTCTTAAGCAGAGGACACATGGATGAGAAGCTCCGTATGGCTCAGAGACTAGGAATATCCTTCCTGACCGCGCTTAGAATGGTGACTCTGTCCGCCGCGGATTATTTCGGACTGAAGGACAGAGGAGCCATTGCACCGGGATACAGGGCCGACATGGTCCTCCTAGACTCCATGGAAAACTGCAGAGCCGAGATGGTCTGGAAGGACGGTACGTTGGTGGCGGAAAACGGATCCCTGTCCAGCTACCCTCTTGTCAGAGAGGGACGTTATCCATCTCCGTCCAAGACGACCGAGATCCCCGACTCGGAAGGCCTGAAGGTAAAATTCCAAGGCGGCAATATAAGGGTAATAGGCATAAAACCGGGACAGGTGGTGACGGAACACCTAGTAATGCCACCGAAGGTAAGGGACAACCTGGTTATATCCGACGTCGAGAAGGACGTCATAAAAATGGCGGTGGTCGACAGAAACACCGACAGCGGCAGAGTCGGCATAGGCTTCGTTCACGGAATAGGCTTAACAGGAGGTGCAATGGCATCCTCGGTGGCCCACGACGCCCATAATTTCGGCGTCATAGGGACGAACGACGACGACATGGTGTCGGCTCTCCGGGAGCTGAGACGCTTAGGCGGTGGATTCGTATCCGTGTTGGACGGAAAAGTCCTGTCCTCCCTCCCCCTGCCGGTCGGAGGGCTCATGAGCCAGGAAAACCCCGAAGAGATCATGGAGAAATACGAGAAGATGGAGGTATCGATCGAAAAACTGGGCTGTTCTCTGGAGCATCCTTTTATGGTTATGGCCTTTCTGTCTCTATCGGTGATACCGACGCTCAAGTTGACCGATCAGGGATACGTCGATCTGGATGCTGGAGGGCTGCTGGATCTCTTCGTATGA